The sequence below is a genomic window from Thalassobaculum sp. OXR-137.
CCTTGATGGAGTTGACGTTCCAGGTGGCGATCTTCATGGATTTGGCTTCATCGACGGGGGCCTTCTCGCTCGCTTGTGCGCGGAAGGCGACAGGTCAGCGCAAACCCCTGCGGATCGCAAGTGCGCAGGCCGGGACGGCCGGAGGGTCAGCCGATCGCGAAGCTGGTGCCGCAGCCGCACGACGAGGTGGCGTTCGGATTCTCCACCGCGAAATAGGCGCCGATCAGCTCGTCCTTGTAGTCGAGCTGCGCGCCGGACAGCAGGTCGAGCGACACGTCGTCCACCAGCACCTCGACGCCGTTGCGTTCGAACACGTGGTCGTCGTCGTTGCGGGTGCGGTCGAAATCGAAGACATACTGGAAGCCGGAACAGCCGCCGCCGAGCACGGAGACCCGCATCCGCAGGGCGTCGCCGTCCTGTTCCTGGGTTTTCAGGAAGGCGATCCGCTTGGCTGCGCTCTCGGTGATGCCGAAGCTCCGGTCCTGAACTGCGCCGTCGGGCATGTTTGCGTTCCTTTTAAACTCTGCCCACAAGATAAGGCGCGCGGCCTCCGGCTTCAACGGGTGGATGCGCGGGCCTCGGGCGGCCTCTGGCGGAAAGCGCCGCTAGGACGGCGGGGAGGGGGACGGTATCCTGTGCCCCGTCGGACGCCCCGACGCCTTGGCAGCACGAATCAGGTCCCGGCGGCAACCGGGCCGGAAGCATGGGATATGAGTCGCCACACGGTCACGTTCAACGCCGAGAGAGACCTCGTCGAGATCGACTTCCGCGACAGGTTCGTGACGGAAAACATCCTGGCGATCATCCACGCGCTGAAAGCCTTGCCCGATGCCGACCGCTTCCGGGGCGTGCTCTGGGACCTGCGCGAGGCGGATCTGAGCGGCCTGACCATCGGCACCCTGCGCGACGTCTTCCGCATGAAGAACGAGGGAGAGCCGCGCCAGCGGCTGCGCGTCGCCTGCGTGGTCTCCAGCCCGACCGACGCGCATATCCTGAAGCTCTGGGCGGAAGGGTTCGACGACGCGCGGCCCTATTGGCGGCGCTGGTTCTTCTGCCGGCAGGAGGCGCTGGACTGGCTGCGGGCGGAGGAGGGAACGGCGCCGTAACCGCCGCCGCCTCTATCTGTGCGCCTACCTGCCGCTACCCGTCGACCCGCGTCACCACGAGCTGCGGTACCCCGTTGCCGGTCCTGGCGAAGGAGGTTCCGCCCGGCGAGATCGTTGCCGTCACCCGGCTGCGGAAGGCGGAGAAGCTGTCGAAGGTCACCACGTCGACCGGCGCGTCGAACTCCAGGGTGATCTCCAGCCCCTGGCCCTGGCCGAGACTGCGCACCGCCAGCACGCTCGCGGCGAAGGCTTGGCCGAGATACCGGCCGGCCACCCGGTCGCCGACCTGCAGGGCGATCTCCGGCGCGTTGGAGAGCCGGGCAGACATGGCGTTCCAGGTCCCATAGCCCTGGTCGCGGGCGACCCGTTCCAGGGCGGCGGAATGGCTCATCGCGTGTCCGGCGGCCGCC
It includes:
- the erpA gene encoding iron-sulfur cluster insertion protein ErpA; this translates as MPDGAVQDRSFGITESAAKRIAFLKTQEQDGDALRMRVSVLGGGCSGFQYVFDFDRTRNDDDHVFERNGVEVLVDDVSLDLLSGAQLDYKDELIGAYFAVENPNATSSCGCGTSFAIG
- a CDS encoding glyoxalase superfamily protein, coding for MTAPLHTPPVHTADQAKALAKALRADQAAAGHAMSHSAALERVARDQGYGTWNAMSARLSNAPEIALQVGDRVAGRYLGQAFAASVLAVRSLGQGQGLEITLEFDAPVDVVTFDSFSAFRSRVTATISPGGTSFARTGNGVPQLVVTRVDG